GGTGGTGTTGTTGGCGCTGATGCGGAAACTGGTAAACCCCCCCACCGCCTTGACCAGATTGCAGGACTGACCCGGTAGAACCAACCAATCCAGGGCCCCGTGCACCACCAGCATTGAACCAGGCCAGTTGCTAAGGCTGGCGGCGTATTCGATGGGTGAGCGAACCCGGTAGCTTTGGGGCGTCTGGGCTGGAGTTCCACCGAGCGCCGTTTGTAACAAAGGAATTAGGGTTTGGCTCGCACGTTTTTGGTTGCTATCACCGGAAGTCGCAAGCTGCTCAAGCTGTTGATACTCCGAAATCCAGTCAGTGGGGCCGAAAAGATCAATCAAGACCTGGGCCGGTGCGCCTTTCTGCACCGCACGCAAGCTGATGCATCCCCCATGCGAACCCCCTGCCACCGCCACCCGGTTGGGGTTCGCGTAGGGCATGGTGCGCCCAATCGCCAGCATCTGTAGCACATCGTCCACCTCCCCCTGGCAGACCTCAATGCGACCCTCAGAACCATCCTCGCCACGATAGGAAGACATCAATACCACATACCCCAAGAAAGCCAGGTTCTGGCATAGATTCGCGTCGCCTACCTGGAGGCCTTCAAAGCCACCGTGGTTCCAGACGACAATTGGGAACTGTCCGGCCCGGTTGGGACGGCAAATCTGCCCAAAAATCTTGAGGCCACCACTACGGTACATGACTTTCTCCCGCAGCAAAAATACATCTTGATAGAGGGTCTGCAC
This DNA window, taken from Meiothermus sp. CFH 77666, encodes the following:
- a CDS encoding prolyl oligopeptidase family serine peptidase, producing MALVWGLVGCTPPSPVSPNQWESVQTLYQDVFLLREKVMYRSGGLKIFGQICRPNRAGQFPIVVWNHGGFEGLQVGDANLCQNLAFLGYVVLMSSYRGEDGSEGRIEVCQGEVDDVLQMLAIGRTMPYANPNRVAVAGGSHGGCISLRAVQKGAPAQVLIDLFGPTDWISEYQQLEQLATSGDSNQKRASQTLIPLLQTALGGTPAQTPQSYRVRSPIEYAASLSNWPGSMLVVHGALDWLVLPGQSCNLVKAVGGFTSFRISANNTTSTTAPAGCEAAGLSWAGGEVPRGNWGGKRYLLVYDNFGHGDGEQGNLALLDVLNYLGNKFPAN